From Pelagovum pacificum:
ATGCTGCTGCGCATCGTCACCGCGATGGGGCGGCTGCAGAAGCAGCTCATCCTGCTGGCCGTCGACCTCGCGCTGATTCCGGCCGCCTTCGTGCTGGCGCTGACCGTCGATGCCGAGGGGGCGGGGCTGTCGCTGTTCGTCTCCCGGCCGGTGGAGCTCTGGGGGCTGATCGTGCTGATGACCGGCGTGGGGGCGCTGTTCTCGCACCTGCTCGACCTGCACCGGGTGCAGCTCAAGGCCTACGAGCAGCAGGCGGTGCTGCGCACCGTGATCTTCGCGCTGCTGGTCGGTTTCGCCAGCGCGCTGGTGCAGCCGCTGCTGTTCGCGCGGATGCTGCCGGCGACGACCTCGGTGATCTTCACCATGGCGCTGATGATCATGTCGGTCACAGCGCGGTTCGCGATGCGCAACCTGCTGATCGACCTCTACCGCCGGGGCGGCGGGCGGCGGAAGCGGGTGCTGATCTACGGCGCCGGCCAGACCGGGGTGCAGCTCGCCTCGGCGCTGAAGACCGACGACGCGCTCGAACCCGTCGCCTTCGTCGACGACAACCCGACGCTGCAGAAGATGATGGTCGCCGGCCTGCCGGTCCATGCGCCCGTCCGGCTAGAGGCGCTGGTGAAGGAGCTCGAGGTCGACCGCATGGTGATCGCCATGCCGTCGCTGTCACGCCCCAAGCAGGCGCAGCTTACCCGCCGGCTCCAGGGGCTCGGCGTGGAGGTGCGCACGCTGCCCTCCTTCTCGGTGCTGCTCGAGGATGCGGGGGAGCTGAAGGACCGTCTCCAGCCGGTCGACCCGGTCGCCTACCTCGGCCGGCGCGGGCTCGAGCGGGACATGGAAGGGATGCATGTCCTCTACGAGGGCAAGAGCGTCATGGTCTCCGGTGCCGGCGGCTCCATCGGGTCCGAGCTCTGCCGGCAGGTGCTGTCCTGCGGGCCGCGCCGGCTGGTGCTGTACGAACTGTCCGAACTCGCCCTCTACCAGGTGGAGCGCGAGCTGATCGACCTCGCCCCCGCCGGGGTCGAGGTGGTCGCGGTGCTCGGCTCGGTCACGGACGAGGACACGGTGACCCGCACGATGGCGCTGCACGAGGTGGAGATCGTGCTCCACGCCGCCGCCTACAAGCACGTGCCGATGGTCGAGCGGAACCCGCTGTCGGGCCTGATGAACAACGTGATCGGCACCCGCACGCTGGCCGAGGCCGCGCTGGCGCGGGGCGTCAGCCACTTCGTGCTGATCTCCACCGACAAGGCGGTGCGGCCGACCAACATCATGGGCGCGTCGAAGCGGCTGGCCGAACTGGTGATCCAGGATCTCGCCACGCGGTCGGGCTCGACCCGGTTCTCGATGGTGCGCTTCGGCAACGTGCTCGGCTCGTCGGGGTCGGTGATCCCGCTGTTCGAGGAGCAGATCGGCCGCGGCGGCCCGGTGACGGTGACCCATCGGGAGGTGACCCGCTATTTCATGACGATCGGCGAGGCGGCACGGCTGGTGCTGATCGCGGGATCCTTCACCGAGGGCGGGGATGTCTTCGTGCTCGACATGGGCAAGCCGATCCCGATCATGAAGCTGGCGCGCGACATGATCGAGGCCTCGGGCTACTCGGTGCGGGACGAGGAGACGCCGGACGGCGATATCGAGATCCGCATCACCGGGCTGCGACCGGGCGAGAAGCTGCACGAGGAGCTGCTGATCGGGGCGCAGATGCTGGGGACGCACCACCCGAAGATCCTGCGCGCGCTCGAAGGTCACCTGAGCCAGATCGAGGTCGCCACCGCGCTGAAGGCGCTGCGCGGCGCGATCGAGACCGGCGATGCCGAGGCCGCCCGCGAGGCGGTGCGCCGGTGGGTCGACGGCTACACGCCCTTCGAGGAGACGCTGGCCGACGAGGCCGGGCTTTAGGCGCGAGAGGACCGGGGAGGCTGCGGACCAGCCCGGACGGTGGCAGGTCCGCCGACCCGCAGCGCCGTTAACCGGGTCTTCACGCAGCGCACGTATCAAATTTTCGTCGAAAATTTGGGGTCAGGGGGCTGTCTGCCCCCTCTTGGGCCGTGCCGGCCCAATTCACCCCCGAGAATATTTGTCGGCCCGAAGAAGACGGGACGTCGGGCCCCGTTGAAGATGTTTCGCGTGCGAAACATCTCCGGGGGTCATCAGCCTGCCAGGACCGTCGACAATCTCTGCAGGCCGGCGGCCAGCAGCTCTTCGGCGCGTTCGCGGCTGTCGGCCTCGACATAGAGCCTGAATTCCGGCGCGTTGCCCGAGGGGCGCAGGTGGATCACCGTGCCATCCACCGTCGTCATCCGCAGGCCGTCCGTCGTATCCTGCCCGGCCTCTTCGCCGGCGAAGGCGAGGAAATCGGCGCGGGCGGCCGCATCGGTGAGCAGGCTGTCGAGCAGGGCGCGGCTGCGCTCGGTCGGGATCTCCTGCAGCCGGTCGGCGGCGGTGAAGCGCGCGGGCTCCGCGGCGACGAGGGCCGAGAGCGCGCCGCCTGCGGCGACCAGCGGCGCGACGATCGGCAGGAAGCTGTCCCGCGTCGGCAGGGCGGGCAGGGGGCCGGCGGGGCCCTCGGCCTCGAAGCCGAGCAGGAAGCCGCCGTTCGCCTCGTAGCCCGCGACCTTGCCGCCGGCCTCTTCCATGCCGGCGATCACGAAGGGCGAGCCGATCTTCGTGCGCAGCACCCGCCCGAACCCCTTCTCGAGCACCCCGGAGTTGGAGGAGATCGGCGTCACCACGACCTCGGCCCCCAGCATCTTCGCGGTGATCTGGCCGAGCACGTCGCCGGGGATCACCCGTCCCGTCTCGTCGGTCAGCATCGGGCGGTCGCTGTCGCCGTCGGTGGAGGCGATGGCGTCGAGCCCGTGCGCGGCGATCCAGGTGGTGAGCTGCGACCGGGTCTCGGGGTCCACCGCCTCGGTATCGACGGGGATGAAGATGTCGGAGCGGGCGAGTTCCACCACATCGGCACCGAGGCCGGAGAGCACCTCGGCCAGCATGTCGCGGCCGACGGCGGAGTGAGCATAGAGCCCGATCCTGCGGCCCGTCAGCGCGGCGGGGCCGAAGGCGGAGACATAGCGGGCGACGAACCGGTCGGCGGCGGCCTCATCCGTCTCTGATCCGCCTGAACTGCCCCCCGGCGCGGCGCCGAGCGCGCCGGTGATCGCGGCCTCGTCGGCCTTCGTGATCTCGCCCTTGCGAGTATAGAACTTCAGCCCGTTGCGGTCGGCGGGGATGTGGCTGCCGGTGACCATCACCGCGCCGGCGTCGGCCTCGAGCGCGGCGAGGGCGAGGGCAGGCGTCGGCAGGGCGCCGCAGTCGGTCACGTCGGCCCCGGCGGCACGGGCGGCGGCGGCGACGGTGGCGGCCATCTCGGGCGAGGAGGGGCGCAGGTCGCGCCCGATCAGCAGGCGCCCGCCGGTGTCGCAGCTCGCCAGGAAAGCGGTCACATGGTCCGCGATCAGCGGCTCCGTCATCTCGACCACCAGTCCGCGCAGCCCGCTCGTCCCGAATTTCGGCGCCATGTCTCTCTCCTGTCCGGATGCCCTGTCCGTGGTGGTAGCGCCGCAGTGATGACAGGTCCATGTCTTGAGGCTTGCACGGTTCCGGGTCATGTCGGAATGAAGGGCAACCGCCTCTGGCAGGAGCATTTGAACATGAAGATCGCGATGATCGGGACGGGCTACGTTGGCTTGGTCTCGGGTGTTTGTTTTTCGGATTTCGGGCATGACGTGGTGTGCGTCGACAAGGACCCGGGCAAGATCGACCGGCTGACCCGGGGCGAGGTGCCGATCTACGAGCCGGGGCTGGACGAGCTGATGGCCAAGAACGTCGAGGCCGGGCGGCTGACCTTCACGCTCGACCTGAAGGACGCGCTGGCCGAGGCGGACGCCGTCTTCATCGCGGTCGGCACGCCGACGCGGCGCGGCGACGGGCATGCCGACCTGACTTACGTGATGGCGGCGGCGGAAGAGATCGCGCGGACGGCGGATCATTACGTCGTCGTGGTGACCAAATCGACGGTGCCCGTCGGCACCAACCGCAAGGTCGCCCAGACGATCCGCAAGGCGAACCCCGAACTCGAGTTCGACGTCGCCTCCAACCCCGAGTTCCTGCGCGAGGGCGCGGCGATCGACGATTTCATGCGCCCCGACCGGGTCGTGGTCGGCGTGCAGACCGACAAGGCCGCCGAGGTGATGGCCGAGATCTACAGACCGCTCTTCCTGCGGGACTTCCCGATCATCACGACCGATCTCGAGAGCGCGGAGATGATCAAGTACGCCGCCAACGCGTTCCTCGCGACGAAGATCACCTTCATCAACGAGATCGCCGCGCTGTGCGAGAAGGTCGGCGCGGACGTGAAGGAAGTCTCCAAGGGCATGGGGCTCGACGGTCGGATCGGCAACAAGTTCCTGCATGCCGGGCCGGGCTACGGCGGCAGCTGCTTCCCGAAGGACACCAAGGCGCTCGCCCGGATCGGGCAGGAACATGCCGCGCCGATGTCGATCGTCGAGACGGTGATCAAGGTGAACGAGGACGTGAAGCGGCGGATGATCGACAAGTTGCTGGACCTCTGCGACGGCAGCTTCAACGGCAAGTCGGTGGCGGTGCTTGGCGTGACCTTCAAGCCCAACACCGACGACATGCGCGACGCGCCGGCGCTGACGATCGTGCCGGCGCTGGTCGGCGGTGGCGCGAAGGTGAAGGTGGTGGACCCGCAGGGCCGCCACGAGGGCGAGAAGCTGCTGCCCGGCGTCTCCTGGGTCGAGGACCCCTACAAGGCGGCGCGCAACGCCGACCTCGTGGTGATCCTGACGGAATGGAACGAGTTCCGGGGGCTGGATCTGAAGAAGATCGCCAAACACATGACGACGCCGCGCCTCGCCGATCTGCGCAACATCTACGGCCAGAAGGACGCCAAGCGCGCCGGGTTCGAGGCGTATGTCTCCATCGGGCGCAGGCCGGTCGAGACGGAGTGACGTTCCGGGGGCCCGGCCCCCGGATTTACCCCTTAACCGTTGAAGAGCAGGTCGGTGTTGCGGGCCACGCCGATCGCCGTGCCGAAGATGTCGAAGATCGAGCTGGTGCTGATCAGCGGGCTTTCGGTGACGTAGACGAGGTCGCCGGGCCGGATCTGGAACTGCCCGGCGGAGAACAGCCCGTCGGCCGAGGTCAGGTCGATCGTGAAGACCGTGCGCGTATGGGATGGGCCCGTCCGGTCGGTGCGCACCGCTTCGGCCGGGTAGTGGCGCAGCACGAGGATGCCGCGCGCGTCGGCCCGGTTCTCCTGCACGCCACCGATGATCGACAGCGCGTCGGTGGCCGTCACCACGTCTTTCGGGAAATCGTGCAGCGCCTCGCGACCGGCGGCGCCGAGCGAGAGGAAGTAGCGGTCGTCCTCTTCGACATAGACCTTGTCGCCGCCCCGCAGGGTGGTGTCGAGCGACGGGCTGTCGAGCAGGCGGCTCACCGAGGTGCCGTAGATGTCGGAGCCGCGCTGCAGCCGGATCTGGGGATTGTTGGTGCCGGGCGGCACGCCGCCGCCATCGGCGATCAGGTTCATCACCGTGTAGTCCTGGTCGGGCAGCGGATAGCTGCCGGGACGGGAGACGCCGGAGACGAGGCTCACCGTGTTGGCGCGGCCCTCGGCCATGCTGAGCTGCACCTGCGCGGAGGGGGTGACGACGAAATACTGTTCCTCGATCCGGGCGCGCGCCGTCTCGGGCGCCATGCCGGCGATGCGGATCGTGCCGATGTAGGGCAGGAACACGGTGCCGGACGAGCTGACGCGCATCTCGGGCAGGGTGACGAAGCGCTCGCCCACGGCGGTGAGCAGGCCGTTGTCCTCGGTCGACCAGATGGTGACGCTGACGAGGTCGCCGGGGGCGATGATACGGGTGTTGGGCTGGTCGACGCGATTGAGCCAGCCGAGCCGGTTCTCGCCCACGGCGGGCCAGGAGGCGAAGGCGGCGACGGTGTCGCGCGTCACCTGTTCGACCGCGAATTCCGGGATGACGGTGCCGTCCTCGGTGGTCTCGCCGGACGCGGCGAGCACCTCGCGTTGCAGACCGGCACCGCGCGGAGCGCTCTCGCAGGCCGCGAGCAGCGTCATCAGCCCGAGAAGGACGATCCGAATGGTCTTCATCAATCGTGCCCCCCCGGCAGGATCATTCAGCGGATTCTTATCCATTGGCGCAGCCCGGGGAAACCGGACTCTTGCAGTCGTGACCGGAATGGCCCGGAGCCTGTTGCCCCGGGGTGCCGGTCACCCTTCTAGATGTTGTAGTACTCGCGGTACCATTCGACAAATCGTGCCACCCCGTCGGCGACGGGGGTTTGCGGGGCGTAACCCGTCAGGGCGCGCAGAAGCGTCGAATCGGCCCAGGTCGCCGGCACGTCGCCCTTCTGCATCTCCATCATGTTGCGCACCGCCGCGCGGCCGGTCGCCGTCTCGATCGCCTCGACGAAGTCGGTGAGGCGCACGCTCTCGCCGTTGCCGATGTTCACCACGCGCCACGGCGCGGCGGGCGACAGCGTGTCATGGGCGATCCCGGGGCGGGGCGCGTCCGCCTGCGGCGGGGGGGCGTCGATCAGCAGGGCGATTCCGCGGACGAGGTCCTCCACGTAGGTGAAGTCGCGCCACATGTCGCCGTGATTGTAGATGTCGATCGGCGTCCCTTCGAGGATGCCGCGGGTGAACTTGAACAGCGCCATGTCCGGCCGCCCCCACGGCCCGTAGACCGTGAAGAAGCGGAACATGGTGGTCGGGATCCGGTAGAGATGCGCCCAGGCGTGGCCCATCGACTCGTTGGCCTTCTTGGTGGCGGCGTAGATCGTGAGCTGGTGGTCGGCCTTCATGTCCTCGCGGTAGGGCATCTCGGTGTTGGCGCCGTATGCCGAGGAGGTCGAGGCCATCAGCAGGTGATCGACCTCGTGGCGCTTCGCGGCCTCCATCACGGTGAAGGTGCCAATGATGTTGCTGTCGAGGTAGGCGCGCGGATTTTCGAGGGAGTAGCGCACCCCGGCCTGCGCGGCGAGGTGGACGATCACGTCCGGCTCGAAGGCATCGGCCAGCCTGTCGAAGGTCTCCGCATCCTCGAGCATCCCCTCGGTGGCGGTGAAATGCTCGTTCTGCAGCAGCACCTGGTGGCGCCGCTGCTTGAGCGTGACATCGTAGTAATCCGTCATCCCGTCGTAGCCGGCCACCTGCCAGCCCTCGGCAAGCAGCCGCTGCGCGAGGTGAAACCCGATGAACCCCGCCGTCCCGGTAATGAGCGCACGCCGCATGGAAAGCCTTTCGTTGCCTGCGGGGAGCTAGCCCGAGCAGCGGGTGGAAGGCCAGAGGGGACGGGGCGTGCGATTTGTCCGGTAATGAGTGTTATGGTTCATAATGTGACAGGCGTGCGTTGGTTTGGGCCGATCACCCCTCCTTGCCCCCATATCCCGACATATATACTCAGGAATAAACCGACCCTCCCGGAGACCCTGCCATGCCCTCACGTCCCGCCCCCCGTATCCTCACCGTCCGGAAGGCCTGGCACCTGACGCCGAACATGATCCGCGTCACTTTCGCCGGGCCGGAGCTGGCGGACTTTCCCGAGGGGCGCGAAGGGGCGAACTGCAAGCTGATCCTGCCCGAGCCGGGCGAGACGCGGGAGGCCTTCGCCGATCGTCTCGCGGCGGGCGGGCCGACGGTGCGGCGCACCTATACCGTGCGGCACTTCCGGGCGGAGGAGCAGGAGCTCGACATCGACTTCGTCGATCACGGCGACGGCGGGCCGGCCTCGGCCTGGGCGGTCGCGGCGCAGCCGGGCGACATGCTCGGCTTCGCGGGGCCGGGCCCGGTGAAGGTCGAGCACTGGGAGGCGGACTTCTATCTCTGTGCCGCCGACATGTCGGCGATCCCGGTGGCGGCCGCCACGCTCGAGGCGATGCCGCGCGACGCGAAGGGCCTCGCGATCTTCGAGGTGACCGATCCCGCCGACCGACAGGAGATCGACGCGCCCGAGGGGGTCGAGATGCGCTGGCTGGTCCATCCCGACCCGCACCGGCCGTCGGACGCGCAGGTCGAACTGATCCGCACCATGGACTGGCCGGAGGGCCGGGTGCAGACCTGCATCGCCGGCGAGCAGTCGGTGATCCGCGCCCTGCGCCAGCACCTGCTGAACGAGCGCGGCGTCGCCAGGGCGGACGCCTACGTCTCGGGCTACTGGAAAATCGGCCTCGTCGAGGACGAGCACCAGCAGTTCAAGAAGACCGAGGCGGCCTAAACATCCAGATCGATCCGCGCGATCAGGCCCCGGTGGTTCGAGCCGAGGTCGCCGCCCCAGGCCTCGAGGCCGGTGAAGGCGGCGCCCTCGCCGAGCAGCACGTGGTCGATCGGCACCGCCAGCGGGCCGAGCGCGGCGGGCCATGTCGCGACCGGCCAGCGGGCGTGGGCGAGGCCGCGCCGCTCCTCGAGCCGCTGCAGGCGGCGGCTCCAGGGGGCGGCGTTCAGATCGCCCATCACGATGAGCGGACGCCCCCTGTCGACGAGGTTGGCGACGATCCGGTTGAGGCGCCAGGTCTCGGACTGGCTCACCGACAGGTACCAGGGCTTGCCCATATGGACCGCCAGCATGTCGATCGGCCGCGCGCCGACCGTGAGGGTGAAACGGATCAGCCGGTCCGCCCCGCCCTCCATCGGCCGCAGCATGGTATCTTCGACCGGGTAGCGCGACAGGACCAGCGTGCCGCACCCCGGGTCGCAGCCGATGTGATGGGGATAGAGGTCGGCGAGACGCGCCGCCATCTCCCGCGCGGGGCCTGCCTCGGCGAGCGCGATCACGTCAGCGCCGCTGTCACGCAGAGCCTGTTCCAGCGCATCCGGCCCGATCGGGTTGGAGCCGAGCACGTTGAACCAGAGCACGGTCAGGTCCGTCTCCTCTCCGGCCGGGGCGACGCGGGAGCGATAGTCGAGCACCAGCGCCCCGATGGCGAGGACCGTCAGGACCAGCCCGGCAAGCCCGATCCACCGCAGGCCGAGCGCCAGCAGCAGGCCCGACAGGCACAGCGACAGCAGCAGCAGGACCGGCCGCATGGAATCGAGGATTCGGGCGAGCGTGCCGAACAGCTGGTTGTCGTCGCCGATCTCCTGCGCATAGACGCCGAGCCAGAGCGCTGACGCCAGCATGAACAGCAAGAGCCCGATCCCCCGCTCCAGCCAGATGCGCCCCTGCGTCAGACGGGGGCCGGTCGGGACGTGCTCTGGATGTTCGGCGGTCATGACTAGGTCCCGGGTATGCTGGCGGGATGCAGGCCCCGGACCGGGTCCGGGGTCAACCCCGTCCCCACTCCTGGCACGGCGAAATGCCGCGCTGCGGCAGGGAACGGGCAGGTCCCGTGCAGAGTGCCCGCAGGATGATGCGACTGATCAAAGATATGGGCCTAGCAAAATACGCCCAAGAATCCGGTAGCTCGTGTGTGGACTGTTACGAAACACCCCAACAGGATCGCGATCGTAGTTTCGGACGATTTGCCGATTTTTCCCGGCGCGCAATAGGACCAGCGGTCGTACAAAGCGCAAGCCGAGTTGCCGGAGCCGTGGCAACTCTGACGGCGGCAAGACGGGTTCGTCTTCCTTAACGGTCTTAACGGTTTTAACGGTCCGTGAAGCGATAATCGCCTCTTGGCCGGCTTTCCATACAGCCCCGTTGCGGAGATCCTTGGCATCGGTGTCGAGCAGGCGGCGCGGCTGATGACCAGCATAAGGGTTGTCGAATATGAGCGGCGACAACAACAGTGCCATTGCTGCCGATGGTGTGTCGGCAAAGTGGCGGAAGAACACAGCAAGATCCTGTCGGCCGGCTACAGTATACCGGTCAATCGGTCCGCAGCGCGTGTTCCAGTACTCAGAGAAGCGTATCGCTCCAGAATGAATCTCCGCGATGGCGCGGGCATGAGGATGGTCGACCGAGCTATCCCGGATGACCTCCACTGAGCCGTCTTCGCTGTCGATGTAGTCCAGTGTACTGCCGACACCTTCGTTGATAAGGGTCTCGAACAGCAGGTTATGCTCGATCAGTGGTTCGGCCCCTCCGAGCCGGGAGTTTGCTTCCGCAAAATAGAAGACCGAGCAATTTCGCATTGGCGGATGACCCGATCGGTCCGCGTAGGACATGAACATGTGCAATGACGGCGGGGTCTCGAAAAGGCTTTCCACCTTCTTGTGAATCGTCCCGCGGTAACCGAAATCAACGGTCAGTGTCGGAGCAGAGAAGTCAGTACCCCAACTCCGTGCTGCACGGAGAAAGCGCTCCCGCCTGGCCTCGACCCGGACATAATAATCCTTCCAATGGGATCGAGCGCTTTGTACGGCGATGTTGAGGATCGCAAACTCGTGAATGTCGCTGACAAGAACTTCCTCGAACGGCTTGGAACACCATTGCATGACCGCGCCACGGTCTATTTCCCACTGTTTCAGATGAAAGCGCTGTTCCATCAATGAAATCAGCGTGCCAGAGCGATTGAAGTCGTCGATCCGTACGTTGAGCAAGTCTTCAGGTTGGTAAATTTCAAGCATCGCAACGGCGGAACGGGAAACTGGCCAGTAAACCAGCTCCGGATCGCCGGGCTGTATTAAGGCTTGAGCCATCCGCCAAGGCAGCACCGTATCGCGGGCAAAGAAAACGATTTGCCGGCAGCCGCTGTCGCGGGCCTGTTGCAGAATGCTCTGCGCAAAGAAGTGCATGAGGGGACCGAGCAACAGAAATCCGAGCTCGAAGCGGGTGTCGATCAATTCCCCGTCATCTCCCTCTACCGCAACTGCCCCGTTCCGGCTGCCGCCCATGCCAAAATTATTGTGGGCATAGACCGACAGCACGGCTCCCATGCGCACGGAGTCGTTGAGCAATTTGCGATCGATACCAAGTATCCCGGCTCGGTCCATTGCCATCTTTGGCAGTGCAGGAATTTCCATCGCGATCATGCCCATGGCTTCTGCCATGGCAATGTCGCCATGCAGGTTGTCGCCAACATGCAGGCAGCGTGCGGCATCCAGACCGCGCTCCTCGAGGTAGGTGCTAAACAAAGCGCCACTGTGCTTCTTGCTGCCTGTCTCGCTCGAGACATAGAAGCCGTCCCATTCCGTAATACCACATTTCTCTAGCACCCGGGCGACGAAGGCACCGGAATGGATGAAATCGGAGATGATCGTCGTCGGTTTGCCTAGGTTGCGGGTCCATTTGTAAAGGCTGACGATATCGCGCCGTGGCACCAGGACTTCGAGCTCGAGTTCCTGCTCGATTTCGACCAGTTCGGAAACTAGCTCCGCAGACAATCCGTAGGCGGCGAGCATTTCCTCATAGACGTCTTCGATCCGCATTTCGTCGGGGCCGCCAGTCGCCCGGTCGAGCCGGGCGCGGATCATTCGTTCGGTGCCGGCGCGGGTACCGGCGAAATTGTCGATCAGGCTCCGCGGCAAAATGCCGTTGTGCGTCTCAGCCAGGCGCCGCGACATCAACTCGAATACATGGGCAGGAGATAGGACCGTGCGGCAAACCAGTGTGTCGAATACATCGAAGGAAACCGCCGCTACGTTCTTGTCGCGCACCCGCGCCTTCAAGGCGCCAAGTCGTGCATCCGTAGATGCCTCTTCGCCGCCAAACGCACCTCGCCAGAGCGTACGACTGCGCTCAAGATTCGACATCGCCACAATATCGCCAGGCGACTGGTCCACGAGCTTAGCGTCGGGAAACCGCTCTATCCCTGCTTCGCCCTGTCGTTCTTGGAAAGCTTCGAGCAATGATCGTAGGTAGGTCGGATCACGGAATAGCCGTTC
This genomic window contains:
- a CDS encoding phosphomannomutase — translated: MAPKFGTSGLRGLVVEMTEPLIADHVTAFLASCDTGGRLLIGRDLRPSSPEMAATVAAAARAAGADVTDCGALPTPALALAALEADAGAVMVTGSHIPADRNGLKFYTRKGEITKADEAAITGALGAAPGGSSGGSETDEAAADRFVARYVSAFGPAALTGRRIGLYAHSAVGRDMLAEVLSGLGADVVELARSDIFIPVDTEAVDPETRSQLTTWIAAHGLDAIASTDGDSDRPMLTDETGRVIPGDVLGQITAKMLGAEVVVTPISSNSGVLEKGFGRVLRTKIGSPFVIAGMEEAGGKVAGYEANGGFLLGFEAEGPAGPLPALPTRDSFLPIVAPLVAAGGALSALVAAEPARFTAADRLQEIPTERSRALLDSLLTDAAARADFLAFAGEEAGQDTTDGLRMTTVDGTVIHLRPSGNAPEFRLYVEADSRERAEELLAAGLQRLSTVLAG
- a CDS encoding UDP-glucose dehydrogenase family protein yields the protein MKIAMIGTGYVGLVSGVCFSDFGHDVVCVDKDPGKIDRLTRGEVPIYEPGLDELMAKNVEAGRLTFTLDLKDALAEADAVFIAVGTPTRRGDGHADLTYVMAAAEEIARTADHYVVVVTKSTVPVGTNRKVAQTIRKANPELEFDVASNPEFLREGAAIDDFMRPDRVVVGVQTDKAAEVMAEIYRPLFLRDFPIITTDLESAEMIKYAANAFLATKITFINEIAALCEKVGADVKEVSKGMGLDGRIGNKFLHAGPGYGGSCFPKDTKALARIGQEHAAPMSIVETVIKVNEDVKRRMIDKLLDLCDGSFNGKSVAVLGVTFKPNTDDMRDAPALTIVPALVGGGAKVKVVDPQGRHEGEKLLPGVSWVEDPYKAARNADLVVILTEWNEFRGLDLKKIAKHMTTPRLADLRNIYGQKDAKRAGFEAYVSIGRRPVETE
- a CDS encoding polysaccharide biosynthesis/export family protein encodes the protein MKTIRIVLLGLMTLLAACESAPRGAGLQREVLAASGETTEDGTVIPEFAVEQVTRDTVAAFASWPAVGENRLGWLNRVDQPNTRIIAPGDLVSVTIWSTEDNGLLTAVGERFVTLPEMRVSSSGTVFLPYIGTIRIAGMAPETARARIEEQYFVVTPSAQVQLSMAEGRANTVSLVSGVSRPGSYPLPDQDYTVMNLIADGGGVPPGTNNPQIRLQRGSDIYGTSVSRLLDSPSLDTTLRGGDKVYVEEDDRYFLSLGAAGREALHDFPKDVVTATDALSIIGGVQENRADARGILVLRHYPAEAVRTDRTGPSHTRTVFTIDLTSADGLFSAGQFQIRPGDLVYVTESPLISTSSIFDIFGTAIGVARNTDLLFNG
- a CDS encoding NAD-dependent epimerase/dehydratase family protein → MRRALITGTAGFIGFHLAQRLLAEGWQVAGYDGMTDYYDVTLKQRRHQVLLQNEHFTATEGMLEDAETFDRLADAFEPDVIVHLAAQAGVRYSLENPRAYLDSNIIGTFTVMEAAKRHEVDHLLMASTSSAYGANTEMPYREDMKADHQLTIYAATKKANESMGHAWAHLYRIPTTMFRFFTVYGPWGRPDMALFKFTRGILEGTPIDIYNHGDMWRDFTYVEDLVRGIALLIDAPPPQADAPRPGIAHDTLSPAAPWRVVNIGNGESVRLTDFVEAIETATGRAAVRNMMEMQKGDVPATWADSTLLRALTGYAPQTPVADGVARFVEWYREYYNI
- a CDS encoding siderophore-interacting protein, coding for MPSRPAPRILTVRKAWHLTPNMIRVTFAGPELADFPEGREGANCKLILPEPGETREAFADRLAAGGPTVRRTYTVRHFRAEEQELDIDFVDHGDGGPASAWAVAAQPGDMLGFAGPGPVKVEHWEADFYLCAADMSAIPVAAATLEAMPRDAKGLAIFEVTDPADRQEIDAPEGVEMRWLVHPDPHRPSDAQVELIRTMDWPEGRVQTCIAGEQSVIRALRQHLLNERGVARADAYVSGYWKIGLVEDEHQQFKKTEAA
- a CDS encoding endonuclease/exonuclease/phosphatase family protein, with amino-acid sequence MTAEHPEHVPTGPRLTQGRIWLERGIGLLLFMLASALWLGVYAQEIGDDNQLFGTLARILDSMRPVLLLLSLCLSGLLLALGLRWIGLAGLVLTVLAIGALVLDYRSRVAPAGEETDLTVLWFNVLGSNPIGPDALEQALRDSGADVIALAEAGPAREMAARLADLYPHHIGCDPGCGTLVLSRYPVEDTMLRPMEGGADRLIRFTLTVGARPIDMLAVHMGKPWYLSVSQSETWRLNRIVANLVDRGRPLIVMGDLNAAPWSRRLQRLEERRGLAHARWPVATWPAALGPLAVPIDHVLLGEGAAFTGLEAWGGDLGSNHRGLIARIDLDV
- a CDS encoding HAD family hydrolase, whose amino-acid sequence is MKVLLLSNLGSDMGMPLFRLGSYKTNLLPLASSLLRDGDTEIRILASDYVARELKGSARPHGVEPNTILGFRVPELNETGWDSFMTRSYRETLPDEVITLVEAELQARLKGWQPDVIISWEAPTGLFRRLWPDALVLDIMPGAFMRPPYPPLISFDPVGLYGDCWYANEDPTTTRVSDQALAEFGDLRALYLKHFSDLDVRNCLDTSCGLSFAGNICLMPMQITDYFGWKDNTTFQTQFQLLETVLATAPAETDVLPTQYVGSLVSERIIDNSNIDRLRQVWPNLRYDFGLEALDNISQYLISASETVISVSSTLGLQAKILGKRLISPSGSHLAPLADSVSFKDGHAAPVRDLSPFLTAMLTRTHISRERLFRDPTYLRSLLEAFQERQGEAGIERFPDAKLVDQSPGDIVAMSNLERSRTLWRGAFGGEEASTDARLGALKARVRDKNVAAVSFDVFDTLVCRTVLSPAHVFELMSRRLAETHNGILPRSLIDNFAGTRAGTERMIRARLDRATGGPDEMRIEDVYEEMLAAYGLSAELVSELVEIEQELELEVLVPRRDIVSLYKWTRNLGKPTTIISDFIHSGAFVARVLEKCGITEWDGFYVSSETGSKKHSGALFSTYLEERGLDAARCLHVGDNLHGDIAMAEAMGMIAMEIPALPKMAMDRAGILGIDRKLLNDSVRMGAVLSVYAHNNFGMGGSRNGAVAVEGDDGELIDTRFELGFLLLGPLMHFFAQSILQQARDSGCRQIVFFARDTVLPWRMAQALIQPGDPELVYWPVSRSAVAMLEIYQPEDLLNVRIDDFNRSGTLISLMEQRFHLKQWEIDRGAVMQWCSKPFEEVLVSDIHEFAILNIAVQSARSHWKDYYVRVEARRERFLRAARSWGTDFSAPTLTVDFGYRGTIHKKVESLFETPPSLHMFMSYADRSGHPPMRNCSVFYFAEANSRLGGAEPLIEHNLLFETLINEGVGSTLDYIDSEDGSVEVIRDSSVDHPHARAIAEIHSGAIRFSEYWNTRCGPIDRYTVAGRQDLAVFFRHFADTPSAAMALLLSPLIFDNPYAGHQPRRLLDTDAKDLRNGAVWKAGQEAIIASRTVKTVKTVKEDEPVLPPSELPRLRQLGLRFVRPLVLLRAGKNRQIVRNYDRDPVGVFRNSPHTSYRILGRILLGPYL